A single region of the Marinobacter salinus genome encodes:
- the phoB gene encoding phosphate regulon transcriptional regulator PhoB, with protein MSGKTVLIVDDEAPIREMIAVALEMADYDYIEAADAREAHALIVDKHPDLVLLDWMLPGTSGVELARRLKKDEATADIPIIMLTAKVEEDNKIQGLEVGADDYITKPFSPRELVARLKAVLRRATPPGVDSPIEVDGLTLDPVGHRVTTEDGALTMGPTEYRLLQFFMTHQERVYTRSQLLDQVWGGNVYVEERTVDVHIRRLRKALGDHHDHLIQTVRGTGYRFSTRAA; from the coding sequence ATGTCTGGAAAAACCGTCCTGATCGTCGATGACGAGGCCCCTATCCGGGAAATGATCGCCGTGGCCCTCGAAATGGCAGATTACGACTACATAGAAGCAGCGGACGCCCGGGAAGCCCACGCCCTGATTGTCGACAAACACCCGGATCTTGTTCTGCTGGACTGGATGCTTCCGGGCACCAGCGGTGTCGAGCTGGCCAGACGCCTGAAAAAAGACGAGGCCACCGCAGATATTCCCATCATCATGCTTACTGCCAAGGTGGAAGAAGACAACAAGATCCAGGGTCTTGAGGTCGGGGCGGATGACTACATCACCAAGCCATTCAGCCCGAGAGAGCTTGTGGCGCGCCTGAAAGCCGTGCTACGCCGTGCCACACCGCCGGGCGTCGATAGCCCCATCGAAGTCGACGGGCTCACGCTTGATCCGGTAGGTCATCGTGTCACCACGGAAGATGGTGCACTGACTATGGGGCCGACCGAATACCGTCTGCTCCAGTTCTTCATGACACACCAGGAACGGGTATATACTCGCTCTCAGCTTCTCGATCAGGTCTGGGGTGGCAACGTATACGTAGAGGAGCGTACCGTTGACGTGCACATTCGCCGGTTGCGAAAGGCGCTGGGTGACCATCACGACCACCTTATTCAGACGGTTCGTGGGACCGGATACCGCTTCTCGACCAGAGCCGCTTAA
- the ubiA gene encoding 4-hydroxybenzoate octaprenyltransferase, which translates to MLPNVMPDPVQARISEYARLLRIDRPIGSLLLLWPTFWALWLAGDGNPDIGNIIIFTLGVFFMRAAGCAINDFADRDWDRHVKRTKDRPLTAGRIKAWEAIALFAGLCLISFLMVVLFTNTLTLYLSFGGALLAFIYPFMKRYTHLPQLFLGIAFSWAIPMAWAAQANELSQVTWLLFTANVLWTVAYDTFYAMVDRDDDLKVGIKSTAILFGDADRAIIGILQAMVILILIMVGSRSGLGTFYYLGLAGMASLFIFQQYLARYRERAPCFKAFLNNNWAGLSVFAGLVIDLMIH; encoded by the coding sequence ATGCTTCCCAATGTCATGCCCGACCCTGTCCAGGCCCGGATTTCAGAGTACGCAAGGCTGCTGAGAATTGACCGCCCGATCGGCAGTCTCTTGCTGTTATGGCCAACTTTCTGGGCGCTGTGGCTGGCTGGCGATGGCAACCCCGACATTGGCAACATCATCATTTTCACGCTTGGCGTTTTCTTCATGCGAGCCGCCGGTTGTGCCATCAACGACTTTGCTGACCGGGATTGGGACCGGCACGTAAAACGCACCAAGGATCGCCCGCTCACCGCGGGCCGCATAAAAGCCTGGGAAGCGATCGCACTGTTCGCCGGTCTGTGCCTGATTTCTTTTCTGATGGTTGTTCTGTTCACCAACACCCTGACCCTGTATCTCTCCTTTGGCGGTGCCCTGCTGGCGTTTATTTATCCCTTCATGAAACGCTACACGCATTTGCCACAGCTGTTTCTCGGCATCGCCTTTTCCTGGGCAATTCCCATGGCCTGGGCGGCTCAGGCCAACGAACTCAGTCAGGTAACCTGGCTGCTGTTCACGGCCAACGTACTCTGGACCGTGGCCTACGACACCTTCTATGCCATGGTCGATCGGGACGACGATCTCAAGGTCGGTATCAAGTCGACCGCTATCCTGTTCGGGGATGCCGATCGCGCCATCATTGGCATTTTGCAGGCCATGGTGATCCTTATTCTCATCATGGTGGGCAGCCGTTCCGGGCTGGGCACCTTCTACTATCTCGGGCTGGCTGGCATGGCCAGTCTGTTCATCTTTCAGCAATACCTGGCCCGCTACCGAGAGCGGGCGCCTTGCTTCAAGGCATTCCTGAATAACAACTGGGCCGGACTTTCAGTATTCGCCGGTCTGGTCATCGATCTCATGATTCACTGA
- a CDS encoding chorismate--pyruvate lyase family protein: protein MPLRDFDIAGGQANDVLDRRCLSIPPTNWYRSLAAAGLRNPDVHGPARYWLQVEGSFTRALQRRCARSFHVEVGYEGFSLPTREEAMHLGIPFRQFAWIREVRLCGDDSPWVLARTIIPLACLEGKGRRLRYLGNKPLGAYLFSNPDWQRGPLETGLCNNTIPGQPRIARRSVFSNSGKSLLVGEYFLPALYC, encoded by the coding sequence ATGCCGTTAAGGGACTTTGACATCGCCGGGGGGCAGGCAAACGATGTCCTGGACAGGCGATGCCTCAGCATCCCTCCCACAAACTGGTACCGCTCCCTCGCTGCTGCCGGGCTGAGAAATCCCGACGTACACGGGCCTGCCCGTTACTGGCTGCAAGTGGAGGGGTCCTTCACCCGGGCGCTGCAGAGACGGTGTGCCCGATCATTCCATGTTGAAGTAGGGTACGAGGGCTTCTCCCTCCCAACACGGGAGGAGGCCATGCATCTGGGCATTCCCTTCCGGCAATTTGCCTGGATTCGCGAAGTCCGTCTGTGCGGCGATGACAGTCCCTGGGTGCTGGCAAGGACCATCATTCCTTTGGCCTGCCTTGAAGGTAAAGGCCGACGCCTGCGATATCTTGGCAACAAACCGCTGGGTGCCTACCTCTTCAGCAACCCGGACTGGCAGCGTGGGCCGCTGGAAACGGGTCTCTGCAACAACACCATTCCGGGCCAACCCCGGATTGCCCGCCGGTCGGTTTTTTCAAACTCAGGCAAATCCCTGCTGGTTGGTGAATACTTTCTCCCCGCTCTCTATTGCTAG
- a CDS encoding hypoxanthine-guanine phosphoribosyltransferase: protein MTDTVAELNQVMAEADCLVNEQQVQAAIRNMADDIAARLSNSNPLLFCVMNGGLILTGQLLPQLKFPVQAEYLHATRYRQETTGGILEWKLRPEADMNGRTVLILDDILDEGTTLCAIADYCRAHGAKEVLTAVLVDKKHDRKAKPDLKADFTGLEVEDRFLFGYGMDYKGYWRNAPGIYAVKGL from the coding sequence ATGACCGATACCGTCGCTGAATTGAATCAGGTTATGGCCGAAGCCGACTGCCTGGTGAATGAACAGCAAGTGCAGGCTGCCATCCGAAACATGGCTGACGATATCGCTGCCCGCCTCAGCAACAGCAACCCCCTGCTGTTCTGTGTAATGAATGGCGGGCTTATTCTCACCGGGCAGCTTCTGCCCCAGCTCAAGTTTCCGGTCCAGGCGGAATACCTCCATGCCACCCGCTACCGCCAGGAAACCACGGGCGGAATCCTTGAATGGAAGCTTCGCCCCGAAGCCGACATGAACGGTCGAACCGTGCTCATTCTGGACGATATCCTTGACGAAGGTACGACTCTCTGTGCCATTGCAGATTACTGCCGGGCTCACGGCGCCAAAGAAGTCCTCACCGCTGTACTGGTGGATAAAAAGCACGATCGCAAGGCAAAGCCAGATCTGAAAGCCGATTTCACCGGGCTTGAAGTGGAAGACCGTTTCCTGTTCGGTTACGGCATGGATTACAAAGGCTACTGGCGCAACGCCCCCGGTATTTATGCCGTTAAGGGACTTTGA
- a CDS encoding rubredoxin, translated as MKKWQCVVCGLIYDEAEGWPEDGIEPGTKWEDVPEDWVCPDCGVGKEDFEMIEIS; from the coding sequence ATGAAGAAGTGGCAGTGTGTGGTTTGCGGCCTCATTTACGACGAGGCGGAAGGGTGGCCGGAAGACGGTATTGAGCCGGGTACCAAGTGGGAAGATGTACCAGAAGACTGGGTGTGCCCAGACTGTGGTGTGGGCAAGGAAGACTTTGAAATGATAGAAATTAGCTGA
- a CDS encoding FAD-dependent oxidoreductase has product MTEHAPIVIVGTGLSGYSLAREIRKQDKATPIMMVTADDGVSYSKPMLSTGFTKDKDADGLAQASTDAMAEQLGLQLRTFTTVTGIDPEAHELILGDERLKYSKLVLAWGADVIRLSIDGDGQEHVFSINDLLDYRAFRKARAGGRRVAIMGAGLIGCEFANDLRNGGYEVDVIAPSEAVMPGLLPGAAADAVQAELENLGVRFHLETVVERINRAGDGVSLTLANGETVDADLVISAVGLHPRIGLAEAAGIETGRGIVVNRALETSARDIYAMGDCAEVDGHVLLYVLPLMACARALAKTLTGERTEVSYGTMPVMIKTPCCPAAVCPPPPEADGRWEVEQDGTDVKALFLNGNGEILGFAVTGRFAVEKQALSKEVPPIHG; this is encoded by the coding sequence ATGACTGAGCATGCCCCCATTGTCATTGTCGGCACCGGCTTGTCCGGTTATTCACTGGCGAGAGAAATTCGTAAACAGGACAAGGCCACACCGATCATGATGGTGACGGCCGATGATGGGGTCAGTTATTCCAAACCCATGCTGTCCACGGGCTTTACCAAGGACAAGGATGCGGACGGGCTTGCCCAGGCATCCACTGATGCGATGGCGGAGCAGCTTGGCCTGCAACTGCGGACCTTCACGACGGTCACTGGCATTGATCCTGAGGCCCATGAACTGATTCTGGGGGATGAACGGCTCAAATACAGCAAGCTTGTGCTGGCCTGGGGCGCGGATGTGATTCGACTTTCCATCGATGGCGATGGCCAGGAGCATGTGTTTTCCATCAATGACCTGCTGGATTACCGGGCTTTCCGGAAAGCCCGGGCTGGCGGCCGACGCGTGGCCATCATGGGAGCGGGGCTGATTGGCTGTGAGTTCGCCAACGACCTTCGTAACGGAGGTTACGAGGTGGATGTTATTGCACCGTCCGAAGCGGTGATGCCGGGGTTGTTGCCGGGCGCTGCCGCGGATGCAGTTCAGGCCGAACTGGAAAATCTGGGTGTTCGGTTCCATCTGGAAACCGTGGTTGAACGGATCAACCGTGCCGGTGACGGCGTGAGTCTCACCCTTGCCAATGGCGAGACGGTTGACGCTGACTTGGTGATATCTGCAGTTGGCCTGCACCCTCGCATTGGGCTTGCGGAAGCAGCTGGCATCGAAACCGGGCGCGGAATCGTAGTCAATCGTGCTCTGGAGACCTCGGCAAGAGATATCTACGCCATGGGCGACTGCGCCGAGGTGGATGGTCATGTACTGCTTTATGTTCTGCCTTTGATGGCCTGTGCCCGGGCATTGGCGAAAACACTGACTGGAGAGCGCACTGAGGTTAGCTACGGAACAATGCCGGTAATGATCAAGACGCCCTGCTGTCCTGCGGCCGTTTGTCCGCCACCACCCGAGGCCGATGGTCGCTGGGAGGTGGAGCAGGACGGTACCGATGTGAAAGCGCTTTTTCTCAACGGGAACGGTGAAATTCTCGGTTTCGCGGTAACGGGCCGTTTCGCGGTTGAAAAACAGGCACTGTCAAAAGAAGTGCCGCCTATCCATGGCTGA
- a CDS encoding acyl-CoA thioesterase, which yields MLEVTKKLVNLLDLSPIGDDHFQGDSEDLGFPNVFGGQVLGQALMAASRTVEGRPCHSLHAYFLRPGNHSMPIDYEVQRVRDGGSFSVRRVIARQAGKEILTGSMSFQVEEEGFEHQFEMPDAPAPETLKSEHEWGKLIAPHAPEKMRKSLTRDRPIEIRPVDPVNPFKPEKRPPHKQSWFRAQGQLPDDPVLHQCLLTYASDFHFLGTSLNPHGVTFNTRNLQVASLDHAIWFHREFRMDEWLLYDKDSPSASAGRGFNRGNFFNQNGVLVASTTQEALIRQR from the coding sequence ATGCTTGAGGTAACTAAAAAGCTGGTGAATTTGCTGGATCTTTCGCCTATTGGTGATGATCATTTTCAGGGCGACAGTGAAGACCTGGGTTTTCCTAACGTGTTCGGTGGCCAGGTTCTGGGTCAGGCATTGATGGCTGCCAGCAGAACCGTGGAGGGCCGGCCATGTCATTCTCTGCACGCCTATTTCCTCCGCCCTGGCAACCACAGCATGCCTATCGATTATGAGGTTCAGCGGGTGCGTGACGGCGGTAGCTTTTCTGTTCGGCGGGTTATTGCCCGTCAGGCTGGCAAGGAAATCCTGACCGGCTCCATGTCGTTCCAGGTCGAGGAAGAGGGCTTCGAGCATCAGTTCGAAATGCCGGATGCCCCGGCCCCTGAGACTCTGAAGTCCGAGCATGAATGGGGCAAACTTATCGCCCCACACGCGCCCGAGAAAATGCGGAAGTCCCTGACTCGGGACCGGCCTATTGAGATTCGTCCGGTGGATCCGGTGAACCCCTTCAAGCCCGAAAAACGACCGCCCCACAAGCAGAGCTGGTTCCGGGCCCAGGGACAGCTGCCGGATGATCCGGTTCTGCATCAGTGCCTGCTGACTTACGCCTCTGATTTTCATTTTCTCGGAACGTCTCTCAACCCTCATGGCGTGACGTTCAATACCCGAAATCTGCAGGTGGCCAGCCTTGATCATGCGATCTGGTTTCATCGCGAATTTCGAATGGACGAATGGCTTCTTTACGACAAGGACAGCCCCAGTGCGTCTGCAGGGCGCGGGTTCAATCGAGGTAACTTTTTCAATCAGAACGGCGTGCTGGTGGCGTCCACCACGCAAGAAGCACTGATCCGTCAGCGTTGA
- a CDS encoding EAL domain-containing protein has protein sequence MSGLSASCIGAEVSYTPDIDFIRQAPDENLTYEEAFASDRWQALTSNSPNFGYIRDTLWLRIQVAGPASINLLEVRYSQLDKLTFYLLEDGQLARRVITGDQYPFSQRPILHPHFLFPFERKSGHDYHVLLEVETQGAMQIPLRLWNAQSFFESSLTESQLHAVYYGILITVICFNLFIFVALREHVYLLYVLSTLGYLLLIGSLNGTTFQLFWPGSPATQNQAMLLTVPFAMLFSLLFSRSFLKLKATAPALNRLVLFTISLNAIVALITFFTDYSTGSRLTVALAIPSCLLLTALGPLQWVRRNPQAGYYTLAWGALTLGSAITAASKYGFLPNTFITMYGMQIGSALEAILLTLALAARLYQHRQDRVEAREAELLAMAARRSAELKLMDHALHNPLTGFPNRASFEMMLNDLMMRCPDKRYAVGIIHLSNLQSVTKTLGHSNSDRVLELASKHCNTVIRDIPGAIPVEQNDTRSFFLASLDPQTFAFAVDADLGEAAPRAIIRGLDDLHYPIEYLGMQVPLDPQVGIAVFPEHGTDANTLIRRAAIAESSDHARERGMAYYKPSRDSYSADRLTLVSELRHALQNNDLALFLQPKLSLKTGQVVGLEALIRWPERAQTVRPDEIVILAEQTGLINPLTRWVLEQSLSLRTRLMEHGWELGMSVNISPNNLREPDFPLFVQRLMSRFHTHEGTVTFEVTETSMMQDPANSLTALNSLSAAGIPISIDDFGSGYSSLSYIKQLPASEIKIDRSLVSDLASQSEYRVIVQTTIDMCHSLGYQVVAEGVEDEITAELLRDMGCDMIQGYLLTPPLPFDEMLDWLRDSGSQQRMLG, from the coding sequence TTGTCAGGCCTCTCCGCCTCATGCATCGGGGCAGAGGTTTCCTATACTCCTGACATCGATTTTATCCGGCAAGCCCCTGATGAAAACCTTACCTATGAGGAGGCCTTCGCGTCTGATCGATGGCAGGCGTTAACGTCGAACAGCCCCAATTTCGGTTATATCCGGGACACTCTCTGGTTACGGATCCAGGTCGCCGGCCCTGCCTCAATCAACCTCCTGGAAGTCCGGTATTCGCAGCTGGACAAGCTCACGTTCTACCTGCTGGAGGACGGCCAACTGGCCCGACGCGTCATAACCGGGGACCAGTATCCGTTCAGTCAGCGCCCGATTCTCCACCCCCATTTCCTTTTTCCATTCGAACGCAAGTCTGGTCACGACTACCACGTCCTGCTGGAAGTCGAAACACAGGGAGCCATGCAGATTCCGCTGCGGTTGTGGAACGCACAGTCGTTCTTCGAAAGTTCTTTGACGGAAAGCCAGCTGCACGCGGTCTACTATGGCATTCTGATTACTGTTATCTGCTTCAATTTGTTCATTTTTGTTGCCCTGCGAGAGCATGTGTATCTGCTGTATGTGCTTTCTACACTGGGGTATCTGCTTCTTATCGGCAGCCTGAATGGCACAACCTTCCAGTTGTTCTGGCCTGGCAGCCCCGCCACACAGAATCAGGCGATGCTGCTGACGGTGCCGTTCGCGATGCTGTTCTCGCTTCTGTTCTCGCGATCCTTTCTCAAACTCAAAGCCACAGCACCGGCACTCAATCGGCTGGTCCTGTTTACCATTAGCCTTAATGCCATCGTCGCACTTATTACCTTTTTTACCGATTACAGCACCGGCAGCCGCCTCACCGTGGCACTGGCCATTCCAAGCTGCCTGTTGCTAACAGCACTTGGCCCACTGCAGTGGGTTCGCCGGAATCCCCAGGCCGGCTACTACACTCTGGCCTGGGGGGCATTGACACTGGGCAGCGCCATTACCGCTGCCAGCAAGTATGGCTTCCTCCCGAATACCTTCATCACCATGTATGGCATGCAGATCGGGTCTGCGCTTGAGGCTATCCTGCTCACTCTTGCGCTTGCGGCACGTCTCTACCAACATCGACAGGATAGAGTAGAGGCCCGGGAAGCGGAGCTCCTGGCGATGGCGGCGAGGCGTTCAGCCGAGCTGAAACTGATGGATCACGCCCTGCATAACCCATTAACGGGATTTCCGAACCGCGCCAGCTTTGAAATGATGCTCAACGATCTGATGATGCGATGTCCGGATAAGCGCTATGCCGTAGGCATCATCCACCTGAGCAACCTCCAGTCTGTGACCAAGACGCTGGGACATAGCAACAGTGACCGCGTCCTTGAGCTGGCGTCCAAACACTGCAACACCGTGATTCGCGATATCCCCGGCGCCATTCCAGTGGAACAGAACGACACCAGGAGCTTCTTTCTGGCGTCTCTGGATCCACAGACCTTTGCCTTTGCTGTTGATGCCGACCTGGGCGAAGCTGCCCCCCGGGCCATCATCCGGGGGCTGGACGACCTCCACTACCCAATTGAGTACCTCGGCATGCAAGTGCCTCTGGACCCCCAGGTTGGCATCGCGGTTTTCCCCGAGCACGGGACGGACGCCAACACTTTGATACGCAGGGCCGCCATTGCGGAGAGTTCAGACCATGCTCGGGAGCGGGGCATGGCCTATTACAAGCCTTCGAGGGACTCCTACAGCGCTGATCGCCTGACCTTGGTGTCGGAACTCCGCCATGCGCTCCAAAACAACGATCTTGCGTTATTCCTGCAACCCAAACTGTCGCTGAAAACCGGGCAAGTCGTCGGCCTGGAGGCCCTGATTCGCTGGCCAGAGCGAGCACAAACGGTTCGGCCAGACGAAATCGTGATTCTTGCCGAGCAAACGGGGCTGATCAACCCCCTTACCCGCTGGGTTCTGGAGCAATCTCTGAGTCTGCGAACACGATTGATGGAGCACGGGTGGGAGCTGGGCATGTCGGTAAACATTTCTCCCAACAACTTGAGAGAACCGGATTTTCCGCTTTTTGTGCAGCGACTGATGAGTCGATTTCACACCCACGAGGGCACTGTCACCTTTGAGGTGACTGAAACCTCAATGATGCAGGATCCAGCCAACTCGCTGACGGCACTCAATTCGCTCAGCGCCGCTGGTATCCCAATATCCATAGATGATTTCGGCTCCGGCTACTCCTCACTGTCTTACATCAAACAACTTCCGGCCAGTGAAATAAAAATAGACAGGTCACTGGTCTCGGACCTTGCCAGTCAGTCGGAATACCGTGTGATTGTCCAGACCACCATCGACATGTGCCACAGCCTAGGTTACCAGGTGGTGGCCGAAGGTGTCGAAGATGAAATCACAGCTGAGCTTTTGCGGGACATGGGCTGCGACATGATCCAGGGGTATCTGCTCACGCCACCACTGCCTTTTGATGAAATGCTTGACTGGCTACGTGATTCGGGTAGCCAGCAACGGATGCTGGGCTGA
- a CDS encoding flavodoxin, whose product MTGIRILVGSVYGGALVTAREIKKNLESEGHSTTVLENPVLEDITSNDDALLVCTSTTGQGEIPPNLLPFYATLRDQLPQQPGRPFGIIVLGDSSYGDTFCGAGNLMEEALYETAARKVGSTLKIDALETMEPESEALPWVRDWLGQL is encoded by the coding sequence ATGACAGGCATACGCATTCTGGTGGGCAGTGTTTATGGTGGCGCGCTGGTGACTGCCCGGGAAATCAAGAAAAACCTTGAGTCCGAGGGGCACTCGACCACGGTGCTCGAAAATCCGGTACTGGAGGACATAACCAGCAACGATGATGCTCTCCTGGTATGCACGTCTACCACCGGGCAAGGTGAAATCCCACCCAACCTGCTGCCATTTTACGCCACCCTGCGAGACCAGTTACCCCAGCAACCGGGTCGGCCCTTCGGCATCATTGTCCTGGGCGACAGCTCCTACGGCGATACCTTCTGTGGCGCAGGAAACCTGATGGAAGAGGCGCTCTATGAAACGGCGGCCAGGAAGGTCGGTAGTACCCTGAAAATTGATGCCCTGGAAACCATGGAACCGGAGAGCGAGGCGTTGCCCTGGGTCAGGGATTGGCTTGGGCAGCTGTGA
- a CDS encoding GGDEF domain-containing protein: MTVTTSTSHQAAGAREEAQVSRLLTWLSIMAISFLIGIGSKAWFAGHHTHAWVLWSFVLLVAANMAYFAKSGNRSRQIGGLLSVVGLLFMYLIASGGESNTGPLWFYVFPPLLFFLTDLKTGTAVLLFCYLIAVIVFQFPGLPLITAEYSMDFKIRFFATLTFESILCFVLEASRLKARNELVELAENHEYAAKTDELTGLSNRRDMQNRLLSEFSRYQRSGHHFSIVLIDLDLFKSINDQFGHDAGDDVLRTFSALMQTIIRQTDIAARWGGEEFLILLPDTSLLQALTLAERLRSETARTVFSFRDSRLPVTISAGVCSIAKACSVDDLLKQADVNLYSAKEAGRNRIAPRVRSHIANEADRA, translated from the coding sequence ATGACCGTAACGACCTCAACCAGTCATCAGGCAGCTGGCGCGCGCGAGGAGGCACAGGTTTCCCGACTGCTGACCTGGCTTTCGATAATGGCCATCAGCTTTCTTATCGGCATCGGCAGCAAGGCCTGGTTCGCAGGACACCATACCCATGCCTGGGTGCTCTGGTCCTTTGTCCTCCTGGTTGCCGCCAACATGGCTTACTTCGCCAAAAGCGGTAATCGCTCCCGGCAAATAGGAGGGCTGCTTTCGGTCGTAGGGCTTCTTTTCATGTATCTGATTGCGTCGGGCGGAGAAAGCAACACGGGACCCCTGTGGTTTTATGTATTCCCACCGCTGCTTTTCTTTCTGACCGACCTGAAAACCGGAACCGCAGTCCTGCTGTTCTGCTACCTGATTGCAGTAATCGTGTTCCAGTTTCCGGGGTTGCCCCTGATCACCGCCGAATACAGTATGGATTTCAAGATCCGGTTTTTTGCCACACTGACCTTCGAGTCCATTCTGTGCTTTGTCCTTGAGGCGAGCAGACTGAAAGCCCGGAATGAGTTGGTTGAGCTGGCGGAAAACCACGAATACGCAGCCAAAACGGATGAGCTTACCGGCCTGTCCAACCGGCGCGACATGCAAAACCGGCTGCTGAGTGAATTCTCCCGCTACCAGCGTTCCGGGCACCACTTTTCCATTGTTCTGATCGATCTGGATCTGTTTAAAAGTATTAACGACCAGTTCGGTCACGATGCCGGCGACGATGTACTCCGGACATTCTCGGCACTGATGCAAACCATCATTCGTCAGACAGATATCGCAGCACGCTGGGGTGGTGAGGAGTTTCTTATATTGTTGCCCGACACATCCTTGCTTCAGGCCCTGACTCTTGCCGAGCGGCTGCGATCAGAGACTGCCAGAACGGTATTTTCATTCCGGGACTCAAGGCTGCCAGTGACCATTAGTGCTGGTGTCTGCTCAATCGCCAAGGCCTGCTCGGTAGATGACCTACTCAAACAGGCCGACGTCAACCTTTACAGCGCCAAAGAAGCCGGCCGTAACCGCATCGCTCCGCGCGTCCGAAGCCATATCGCGAACGAGGCCGACCGGGCCTGA
- a CDS encoding inorganic phosphate transporter, with translation MARSSGFLDTILTSPSTERYRVGISLLFLLGIWLTVGAFSEGTPNSMLLMAAAVIGGYMAINIGANDVANNVGPAVGSGALSLGAAVVLAAIFESSGALIAGGEVVSTIKGGIIDPSSLGDGPAFVWLMTAALLAGALWLNLATWMGAPVSTTHSIVGGVLGAGVAAGGWGIADWAVMGKIAASWVISPVLGGALAALFLLMIKKSVLYRQDVVPAARTFVPWLVAIMAWAFGTYLMVKGVKKIVKVDFLEASLVGLAAAAVVFVVVRAMVNRRAATMENSPSGVSALFTWPLIFAAALLSFAHGANDVANAIGPLAAINDALSSGSVVTSASIPLWVMMVGALGLAVGLMLFGPRLIKTVGSEITELDKTRAFCVALSAALTVILASQLGLPVSSTHIAIGGVFGVGFLREYLKSNYATQLHKIMEHHGPDEQERLRPFLDDFRNASVEEMESLLQQAKKKKQVPLSKSERKRLKKIYREEMVKRSHLVKIAAAWIVTVPASAIMAAILFFTLRGLLI, from the coding sequence ATGGCCCGTTCAAGCGGATTTCTGGACACTATCCTTACCAGCCCTTCCACGGAGCGATACAGGGTCGGGATCAGCCTTCTGTTTCTCCTCGGCATCTGGTTGACCGTTGGTGCTTTCAGCGAAGGAACACCCAATAGCATGCTGCTTATGGCAGCCGCCGTTATTGGCGGCTACATGGCCATTAATATCGGGGCCAACGACGTGGCCAACAATGTTGGTCCTGCGGTCGGTTCCGGTGCGCTGTCGTTGGGGGCAGCGGTTGTTCTGGCTGCCATCTTTGAATCATCCGGAGCCTTGATTGCAGGCGGGGAAGTGGTGTCCACCATCAAGGGTGGCATCATTGATCCGTCATCACTTGGGGACGGGCCGGCCTTTGTCTGGCTGATGACAGCGGCTCTTCTCGCTGGCGCGCTTTGGCTCAATCTGGCTACCTGGATGGGCGCCCCTGTTTCCACAACACACTCCATCGTAGGGGGTGTGCTCGGCGCCGGCGTTGCGGCTGGTGGTTGGGGAATTGCAGACTGGGCTGTGATGGGAAAGATTGCCGCCAGCTGGGTTATTTCTCCGGTTCTGGGGGGCGCTCTCGCTGCTCTCTTCCTGCTGATGATCAAAAAGTCAGTGCTTTATCGGCAGGATGTTGTGCCGGCAGCACGCACCTTTGTGCCCTGGCTGGTGGCGATCATGGCCTGGGCTTTTGGTACCTACCTGATGGTCAAGGGCGTAAAGAAAATCGTCAAGGTGGATTTTCTTGAGGCTTCCCTGGTTGGCCTGGCAGCGGCCGCCGTTGTTTTTGTGGTGGTTCGAGCCATGGTAAACCGCCGCGCGGCGACCATGGAAAACAGTCCGAGTGGCGTGAGTGCACTGTTCACCTGGCCTCTCATCTTTGCGGCGGCTCTGTTGAGCTTTGCCCATGGCGCCAATGACGTGGCCAATGCTATCGGGCCGTTGGCCGCCATTAATGATGCGTTGTCATCGGGAAGTGTGGTGACGTCTGCCAGCATTCCTCTTTGGGTCATGATGGTTGGCGCGCTGGGGCTGGCGGTAGGCCTGATGCTGTTTGGCCCGCGTCTGATCAAGACTGTAGGTAGCGAAATTACCGAGTTGGATAAAACCCGTGCATTTTGCGTGGCGCTTTCGGCGGCCCTGACCGTCATTCTTGCCTCTCAGCTTGGTTTGCCCGTGAGTTCTACTCATATCGCCATTGGTGGCGTGTTTGGAGTCGGGTTCCTGAGAGAGTATCTGAAGTCCAATTATGCAACCCAACTGCACAAGATCATGGAGCATCATGGCCCGGACGAGCAGGAGCGCCTCAGGCCCTTCCTGGACGACTTCCGCAATGCGTCCGTGGAGGAAATGGAAAGTCTGCTCCAACAGGCCAAGAAGAAAAAACAGGTACCCCTGTCGAAATCCGAGCGCAAGCGTCTGAAAAAAATCTATCGGGAAGAGATGGTCAAACGTTCTCACCTGGTAAAGATTGCGGCGGCCTGGATTGTCACTGTGCCCGCCTCTGCCATTATGGCGGCAATTCTGTTCTTCACGCTGCGCGGTTTGCTGATCTGA